The following proteins are encoded in a genomic region of Thermococcus henrietii:
- a CDS encoding DUF835 domain-containing protein: protein MGAEWLAGEFQTVKLLAEIVAFATLTSAVVVAYSLRDILASYVDRKTLRGVFLGIFIFWLGYLENVFNDLYKTELTKVLDDVLVAVGMTIIVVTAFQMKKQIRAVRPKVVTKGPSFLKPGAYITGLVVPSKILPLLQGKQLLAITRHPKPYEEHGIPYIWISNVPAENTVRPTELAPLLHRVLSNADENTFIIVDGLEYLILNNGFEPVMKFLMNLKDNLLTRNAGMVVIVDPKTLDDRQMNMLMREFERLPLQKP, encoded by the coding sequence ATGGGGGCGGAGTGGTTGGCTGGGGAATTTCAAACGGTTAAGCTTCTTGCCGAGATTGTTGCCTTCGCCACCCTTACCTCCGCCGTTGTGGTAGCCTACTCGCTCCGCGACATTCTAGCAAGCTACGTGGATAGGAAAACTCTGAGGGGAGTTTTTCTAGGAATATTTATCTTCTGGCTCGGCTACCTTGAGAACGTTTTTAACGACCTGTACAAGACGGAGCTCACGAAGGTTCTTGACGACGTTCTCGTTGCCGTTGGTATGACAATCATCGTCGTGACGGCGTTTCAAATGAAGAAACAAATCAGAGCGGTAAGACCAAAAGTCGTGACCAAAGGACCGAGTTTTCTAAAACCTGGAGCGTACATAACAGGTCTTGTGGTGCCATCGAAGATACTACCTCTCCTCCAGGGAAAACAGCTTCTTGCAATCACGAGACACCCAAAACCGTACGAAGAGCATGGTATCCCTTATATCTGGATTAGCAACGTTCCCGCTGAAAACACCGTAAGGCCGACGGAACTTGCCCCCCTCCTTCACAGGGTGCTCTCAAACGCAGATGAGAACACGTTCATAATCGTGGACGGGCTTGAGTACTTAATCCTGAACAACGGCTTTGAGCCAGTTATGAAGTTCCTCATGAACCTGAAGGACAACCTTCTCACGAGGAATGCAGGAATGGTCGTGATAGTTGACCCGAAGACCCTCGATGACAGACAGATGAACATGCTGATGAGGGAGTTCGAGAGGTTGCCCCTCCAGAAACCGTAA
- a CDS encoding DEAD/DEAH box helicase, with amino-acid sequence MSFKELGLSKASVEAVERKGFSEPTDVQREVIPLILDGKSDVVGQSKTGSGKTAAFGLPILDLVDESRKEVQALILTPTRELAIQVSEELRSLRGKRKIDIYAIYGGQPIGPQIRALERAQIVVGTPGRVLDHIRRGTLRLDSLRFFVLDEADRMLDMGFQEDIEAIFRATPREKRVMMFSATMPMDVLLLAKKYMKNPEVVIVSRDELVPGEVEQEFIEAVPARRYGILKKILSEDFYGIIFCQTKVETRELAERLRRDGFKAEALNGDMSQPSRERTFGRFKRGKTEILVATDVAARGIDVPEISHVVNYSIPMNAEQYIHRIGRTGRMGKKGKAITFIAPGELRRLRYIARQAGVDVRKSELSEELPKEYREMVRRDELENEYRHRWGKKRPRQRRRRY; translated from the coding sequence ATGAGTTTTAAGGAGCTTGGCTTATCGAAGGCCTCCGTTGAGGCCGTTGAGAGAAAGGGTTTCTCAGAACCCACAGACGTTCAGAGGGAAGTTATACCGCTCATTCTCGACGGAAAGAGCGACGTCGTTGGTCAATCAAAGACCGGAAGCGGTAAAACCGCGGCCTTTGGCCTCCCAATCCTCGACCTTGTTGATGAGAGCAGAAAGGAAGTTCAGGCACTCATTCTAACGCCGACGAGAGAGCTGGCAATACAGGTAAGCGAGGAACTCCGCTCGCTACGCGGGAAGCGGAAGATAGACATTTACGCCATCTACGGAGGCCAGCCAATAGGACCCCAGATAAGGGCCCTTGAGAGGGCTCAAATCGTCGTCGGAACGCCCGGCAGGGTGCTCGATCACATAAGGCGCGGGACGCTCAGGCTCGACTCGCTCCGCTTCTTCGTCCTCGACGAGGCCGACAGAATGCTTGACATGGGATTTCAGGAGGACATTGAAGCAATCTTCCGGGCCACTCCCAGGGAAAAGCGCGTGATGATGTTCTCGGCGACGATGCCGATGGACGTTCTGTTGCTCGCCAAGAAGTACATGAAGAACCCCGAAGTTGTCATCGTGAGCAGGGACGAGCTGGTTCCAGGAGAGGTTGAGCAGGAGTTCATAGAGGCCGTCCCGGCGAGGCGCTACGGAATCCTCAAGAAAATCCTGAGCGAGGACTTCTACGGCATAATCTTCTGCCAGACAAAGGTCGAGACGCGGGAGCTCGCGGAGAGGCTCAGGAGGGACGGTTTTAAGGCCGAGGCCCTCAACGGGGACATGAGCCAGCCCTCAAGAGAGAGGACCTTCGGAAGGTTCAAGCGCGGGAAGACCGAGATTCTCGTGGCGACGGACGTTGCCGCGAGGGGAATTGATGTCCCTGAGATAAGCCACGTTGTCAACTACTCAATCCCCATGAACGCAGAGCAGTACATTCACAGGATTGGAAGAACAGGTAGAATGGGGAAGAAGGGGAAGGCCATAACCTTCATCGCGCCCGGTGAGCTCAGGAGACTCAGGTACATAGCGAGGCAGGCCGGAGTTGACGTCAGGAAGTCGGAGCTGAGCGAAGAACTTCCGAAGGAGTACAGGGAAATGGTTCGGCGCGACGAGCTTGAGAACGAGTATAGGCACAGGTGGGGCAAGAAGAGGCCGAGACAGAGGAGAAGGCGCTACTGA
- the rpsJ gene encoding 30S ribosomal protein S10 — MQKARIKLASTNIKALNEVTDQIRQIAERTGVRMSGPIPLPTKRIRITTRKSPDGEGSATFDRWELRVHKRLVDIEADERAMRQIMRIRVPEDVTIEIELIS; from the coding sequence ATGCAGAAGGCGAGGATTAAGCTTGCGAGCACCAACATTAAGGCCCTCAACGAAGTCACCGACCAGATTAGACAGATTGCCGAGAGGACCGGCGTTAGGATGAGCGGCCCAATCCCGCTCCCGACCAAGAGGATAAGGATTACCACCAGGAAGAGCCCGGACGGAGAGGGCTCGGCAACCTTCGACCGCTGGGAGCTTCGCGTTCACAAGAGGCTCGTTGACATTGAGGCCGACGAGAGGGCCATGCGCCAGATTATGCGCATCCGCGTTCCCGAGGATGTCACCATCGAGATTGAGCTCATCTCCTGA
- a CDS encoding restriction endonuclease subunit S domain-containing protein — MKEDALEFQLLSDSPLIFLIEWDTLRELGRIDVKHAELVIRKKQLDDLKKDWEELGFEILPLGHVIRNVNNVVKTSTIQGKEGIPLLSITFEGKAIRRSEKLHKKSRMSPITTKYPTLLKVSAWDVVLSRIDIVNGAVAIIPEDLNDHYVTKEFMVLRPKKKIIEDKQLIELIENEYPDVNLQIDSKMVTSWYLWIYLRSNFVRSYVKGLMKGVTGRHRVKWEQLKHLPVPVPESASLRQEIAKEVCGVIIKDYTIQKLIKEKENDIANIQSTLKVK, encoded by the coding sequence ATGAAAGAGGATGCTCTAGAATTCCAATTGCTCTCTGATTCCCCATTAATTTTTTTGATTGAGTGGGATACGCTACGTGAATTGGGTAGGATTGATGTAAAACATGCGGAGTTAGTTATCAGAAAAAAACAATTAGATGACCTCAAAAAGGATTGGGAAGAATTAGGCTTTGAAATACTACCTCTAGGACATGTCATTAGGAATGTGAATAATGTCGTTAAGACTAGCACGATTCAGGGGAAAGAGGGGATACCTTTACTCTCAATAACATTTGAAGGAAAAGCTATTAGGAGAAGTGAAAAGCTCCACAAAAAATCACGGATGAGTCCAATAACAACAAAATATCCAACTCTGCTCAAAGTTTCAGCATGGGATGTTGTGTTATCCAGAATAGACATCGTTAACGGTGCAGTAGCTATTATACCCGAAGATCTCAATGATCATTATGTGACCAAAGAGTTCATGGTGCTAAGGCCAAAAAAGAAAATAATAGAAGACAAACAATTAATTGAACTTATTGAGAATGAGTATCCCGATGTTAATTTACAAATTGATTCTAAGATGGTTACCTCATGGTATCTATGGATATATCTACGGAGTAACTTTGTCAGATCATACGTAAAAGGGCTAATGAAGGGAGTAACAGGTAGGCACAGAGTAAAATGGGAGCAACTTAAACATTTACCTGTGCCAGTTCCCGAGAGTGCCAGTTTGAGACAAGAAATTGCGAAAGAGGTATGTGGGGTTATTATAAAAGATTACACGATACAAAAACTAATTAAAGAAAAGGAAAACGACATAGCAAACATACAATCTACCCTTAAGGTGAAATAA
- the tuf gene encoding translation elongation factor EF-1 subunit alpha — protein MAKEKPHVNIVFIGHVDHGKSTTIGRLLFDTANIPENIIKKFEEMGEKGKSFKFAWVMDRLKEERERGITIDVAHTKFETPHRYITIIDAPGHRDFVKNMITGASQADAAVLIVAATDGVMPQTKEHAFLARTLGIGHIIVAINKMDMVNYDQKAFEKVKAQVEKLLKMLGYKDFPVIPISAWEGDNVVKKSDKMPWYNGPTLIEALDQIPEPPKPTDKPLRIPIQDVYSIKGVGTVPVGRVETGILRVGDVVIFEPASTIFHKPIQGEVKSIEMHHEPMQEAYPGDNIGFNVRGVGKNDIKRGDVAGHTNNPPTVVRPKDTFKAQIIVLNHPTAITVGYTPVLHAHTTQVAVRFEQLLAKLDPRTGNVLEENPQFIKTGDSAIVILRPTKAMVIEPVKEIPQLGRFAIRDMGQTVAAGMVISIQKAE, from the coding sequence ATGGCTAAGGAGAAGCCGCACGTTAACATCGTCTTTATAGGCCACGTCGACCACGGAAAGAGCACCACCATCGGTAGGCTGCTCTTTGACACCGCCAACATACCGGAGAACATCATCAAGAAGTTCGAGGAGATGGGTGAGAAGGGTAAGTCCTTCAAGTTCGCTTGGGTCATGGACAGGCTCAAGGAGGAGCGCGAGAGGGGTATCACCATCGACGTCGCCCACACCAAGTTCGAGACCCCGCACAGGTACATCACCATCATCGACGCTCCGGGCCACAGGGACTTCGTTAAGAACATGATTACCGGTGCCAGCCAGGCTGACGCCGCCGTTCTCATCGTCGCCGCCACCGACGGTGTCATGCCCCAGACCAAGGAGCACGCCTTCCTTGCCAGGACCCTCGGTATCGGCCACATCATAGTCGCCATCAACAAGATGGACATGGTCAACTACGACCAGAAGGCCTTCGAGAAGGTCAAGGCCCAGGTCGAGAAGCTCCTCAAGATGCTCGGCTACAAGGACTTCCCGGTCATCCCGATTAGCGCCTGGGAGGGCGACAACGTCGTCAAGAAGAGCGACAAGATGCCCTGGTACAACGGCCCGACCCTCATCGAGGCCCTCGACCAGATACCCGAGCCGCCGAAGCCGACCGACAAGCCGCTCCGCATTCCGATTCAGGACGTCTACTCCATCAAGGGTGTCGGTACCGTCCCGGTCGGCCGTGTCGAGACCGGTATCCTCCGCGTTGGCGACGTCGTCATCTTCGAGCCGGCCAGCACCATCTTCCACAAGCCCATCCAGGGTGAGGTTAAGTCCATTGAGATGCACCACGAGCCCATGCAGGAAGCTTACCCGGGTGACAACATCGGATTCAACGTCCGTGGCGTTGGTAAGAACGACATAAAGCGCGGTGACGTTGCCGGACACACCAACAACCCGCCGACCGTCGTCAGGCCGAAGGACACCTTCAAGGCCCAGATAATCGTCCTCAACCACCCGACCGCCATCACCGTCGGATACACTCCGGTCCTCCACGCCCACACCACCCAGGTCGCCGTCAGGTTCGAGCAGCTCCTCGCCAAGCTCGACCCGAGGACCGGTAACGTCCTCGAGGAGAACCCGCAGTTCATCAAGACCGGTGACTCCGCCATCGTCATCCTCAGGCCGACCAAGGCCATGGTCATCGAACCGGTCAAGGAGATACCGCAGCTCGGCAGGTTCGCCATCCGTGACATGGGCCAGACCGTCGCTGCTGGTATGGTTATCTCCATCCAGAAGGCCGAGTGA
- a CDS encoding integrase, whose translation MTKGVWRRGRDLNPGGLTPTDSPGAPILIYSPIRREFAKWLENRVTEETRRKYISSLDRYFGDTEIWGIEDLRRLMDNTKVGKHHLSLAIRNLINFYLENDWMSEETAIKLKRLLKTHDAKPDLYFPTDDEIQSWLRAVSKREDALLVALLVVFGGIRIKEALKIVTEFDENRLKTEKVNRTTISYYQLSWTRRTKNSFVAFMPPYVASLLKPFPNTTYVTLRSYLSKRKGVRLKYARKWFINKMFEARVPESVVKYMVGHSTGSIMSLHYLDLFNQAKREYARSYKYLEQSLNPTLPEIMGKKVVF comes from the coding sequence ATGACAAAAGGAGTTTGGCGCCGGGGCAGGGATTTGAACCCTGGCGGGCTAACGCCCACGGACTCTCCAGGGGCTCCAATTTTGATATACAGCCCTATCAGAAGAGAATTCGCAAAATGGCTTGAGAATAGAGTAACAGAGGAGACAAGAAGGAAGTATATCTCTTCCCTTGATAGATATTTTGGAGACACCGAGATTTGGGGAATCGAGGATTTGAGAAGGTTGATGGACAACACGAAGGTCGGAAAGCATCATTTGAGTTTGGCGATAAGGAACCTGATAAACTTCTACCTTGAAAACGACTGGATGTCGGAGGAGACGGCCATAAAGTTGAAGAGACTCCTTAAGACTCACGATGCAAAGCCGGATTTGTACTTCCCGACGGACGATGAGATTCAGAGCTGGCTTAGAGCGGTAAGCAAGAGGGAAGATGCGTTATTGGTTGCGTTGTTGGTGGTTTTTGGAGGGATAAGGATAAAGGAAGCATTGAAGATAGTAACGGAATTCGATGAGAACCGTCTAAAGACGGAAAAGGTAAACAGAACCACCATCTCATACTACCAACTATCATGGACTCGCAGAACTAAAAACTCCTTCGTTGCCTTCATGCCTCCCTACGTTGCCTCACTCCTCAAACCATTTCCCAACACTACCTACGTAACTCTACGCTCCTACCTATCCAAAAGGAAGGGCGTTCGTCTCAAGTACGCCAGAAAATGGTTCATCAACAAGATGTTCGAGGCCCGAGTTCCGGAGAGTGTGGTTAAGTACATGGTCGGCCATTCGACGGGTTCGATAATGAGTCTTCACTATCTCGACTTATTCAACCAGGCCAAAAGGGAATACGCTCGTTCATACAAGTACCTTGAACAATCTTTGAATCCCACCCTCCCAGAAATCATGGGGAAGAAGGTTGTTTTTTGA
- a CDS encoding N-6 DNA methylase, with protein sequence MVVRGSTLDKLIKKVDSLASKKGIKKEKTVMIKEIKTLVNEYGYDPTQIEAFVPVQMGSSIKEADIVVYKSTSKKVPLIVIETKSPDKKKGLKQAISYAVSLGAKYAKWTNGDDFEVVYIQYTKDTHVEEPISDIPLAHKYGKKLKYGNGIGMPLVPIRDSDEFKKLMKHVHDIIRNVEKKALHEAFKVASRLIYAKVYDEKTTGREEYYSFQAGYAESITDVADRIRKLYSRARKREPSIFPEDLEVSNDLTLFKIAKLLGKYSLRDTDLDIKGEAYQHFLDSNMRGDLGQYFTPREITKAMVEIADPGEDHKILDPACGTGGFLLYSLFYVREKMIKKYGLNSIALRERLFEVAHYQIYGIEVSPEVAQAAISSMILSDDSHSNIKIANALAPWKELKSYGLEKEMFDIILTNPPLGLYEEDRKILDQFETGKGLPRQLSQVLFVERGLEFLKPGGLMVTIMSEDALENNERFIEFLNNNAYVRGIISLPRDAFKPYGANSKTNILIIQKPSPEIPETKKVFMAEAEFVGFDTSGKRISKNDLPIIVQEWRKFVKDIGFWGDSK encoded by the coding sequence ATGGTTGTTAGGGGGAGTACATTAGACAAGCTGATTAAAAAAGTTGATTCTCTAGCATCAAAGAAAGGAATAAAAAAAGAAAAAACCGTAATGATAAAGGAAATAAAAACGTTGGTAAATGAGTACGGATATGATCCTACCCAGATAGAAGCTTTTGTTCCAGTTCAAATGGGCTCTTCGATTAAAGAGGCTGATATAGTGGTTTACAAGTCCACCTCTAAGAAGGTTCCCCTAATAGTGATAGAGACTAAATCACCTGATAAGAAAAAGGGACTAAAGCAAGCTATTTCATATGCGGTATCTTTAGGCGCAAAATATGCAAAATGGACTAATGGGGATGACTTTGAAGTTGTGTACATCCAATACACCAAAGACACTCATGTTGAAGAACCAATATCTGATATCCCATTGGCCCACAAGTACGGGAAAAAACTGAAATATGGGAATGGTATTGGAATGCCTCTAGTTCCAATCAGAGATTCAGATGAATTTAAGAAGTTAATGAAGCATGTCCATGATATAATTAGAAATGTCGAAAAGAAAGCACTACATGAAGCTTTTAAGGTAGCTTCACGGTTAATATATGCAAAAGTTTATGATGAGAAAACTACTGGAAGAGAAGAGTATTATTCATTCCAAGCTGGGTATGCAGAGAGCATAACGGATGTTGCGGACAGAATAAGAAAGTTATACTCACGTGCTAGAAAACGGGAACCAAGTATTTTCCCGGAAGATTTGGAAGTATCAAATGATCTGACCCTTTTCAAAATAGCAAAACTACTTGGCAAATATTCCCTTAGGGATACTGATCTAGACATAAAAGGAGAAGCATACCAGCATTTTCTGGATTCTAATATGCGTGGAGATCTCGGTCAGTATTTTACGCCTAGAGAAATTACTAAGGCCATGGTAGAGATTGCGGATCCTGGAGAGGACCATAAAATACTAGATCCCGCTTGTGGTACTGGAGGTTTCTTATTGTACTCGTTATTTTATGTGAGGGAAAAGATGATCAAGAAGTATGGCCTAAATTCAATAGCACTTAGAGAGAGGCTATTTGAAGTCGCCCATTATCAAATTTACGGAATTGAAGTTTCACCAGAAGTAGCCCAAGCTGCTATTTCTTCAATGATTCTCAGTGATGATTCACATAGTAATATAAAAATAGCAAATGCTTTAGCCCCCTGGAAGGAACTAAAGTCTTATGGATTAGAGAAGGAAATGTTTGATATTATACTAACAAATCCCCCACTGGGTCTGTATGAAGAGGACAGGAAAATCTTGGACCAATTCGAAACAGGAAAGGGACTACCTAGACAATTATCCCAAGTCTTGTTTGTTGAGAGAGGGCTAGAGTTTCTTAAGCCGGGAGGATTAATGGTAACAATAATGTCAGAGGATGCATTAGAAAACAATGAGAGATTCATTGAATTCCTAAACAATAATGCCTACGTTAGAGGAATTATAAGCCTACCTAGGGACGCCTTCAAGCCTTATGGAGCCAATTCAAAAACTAATATTTTGATAATACAGAAACCTAGTCCAGAGATACCAGAAACGAAAAAGGTATTCATGGCTGAGGCTGAATTTGTTGGATTTGACACATCTGGAAAAAGAATCTCAAAGAACGACCTTCCTATAATTGTCCAAGAGTGGAGAAAATTCGTGAAAGACATTGGATTTTGGGGGGATTCAAAATGA